A genomic segment from Chloroflexota bacterium encodes:
- a CDS encoding M23 family metallopeptidase, translated as MPHSSSLLGRRRVLAYVAGLGLATVCPVAARPAPAVEALSLPIAGESSPRTWWLDQWYGNTTFAYRMRQSIYNEGQGLHFGVDFGMACGTEIIAAADGIVREIGGVRRAWPLHVSIDHPGLGITTIYGHLSRSLVSHIGQRVHRGQVIGESGDSVTYACSGSPHLHFEVRYDAMRVSTNPLLWVSADWPAIYAPRGRLPFQIDLSNPSRWQSIYDQPDVRFGGPNLNDFEKPWPPA; from the coding sequence ATGCCTCACTCCTCGTCGCTTCTTGGACGCCGACGGGTTCTGGCCTACGTCGCCGGCCTGGGGCTGGCAACCGTCTGTCCGGTCGCGGCCCGTCCGGCGCCCGCCGTCGAGGCCCTATCGCTCCCAATCGCCGGTGAATCGTCACCCCGGACCTGGTGGCTCGACCAGTGGTATGGCAACACCACGTTTGCCTACCGCATGCGCCAGAGTATCTACAACGAAGGTCAGGGGCTGCATTTCGGGGTCGACTTCGGCATGGCCTGCGGCACGGAAATCATCGCCGCGGCGGATGGCATCGTGCGCGAGATCGGCGGCGTTCGCCGCGCGTGGCCGCTGCACGTATCCATCGATCATCCCGGGCTCGGCATCACGACAATCTACGGCCATCTGTCGCGGAGCCTCGTGTCGCACATTGGTCAGCGGGTTCACCGCGGGCAGGTGATCGGCGAGAGCGGCGATTCGGTGACGTATGCCTGCAGCGGTTCGCCGCACCTGCATTTCGAGGTGCGGTACGACGCCATGCGCGTCAGCACCAACCCGTTGCTGTGGGTTTCCGCCGATTGGCCCGCGATCTACGCGCCTCGCGGCAGGCTCCCTTTCCAGATCGATCTCAGCAATCCTTCGCGCTGGCAGTCGATCTACGACCAACCGGACGTGCGCTTTGGCGGGCCTAATCTCAACGACTTCGAAAAGCCGTGGCCACCGGCATAG
- a CDS encoding tyrosine-type recombinase/integrase, producing the protein MDRTLHAASERFFDSLRAKSPRTRSTYATGLRRFMAWARQASGAEEITLDRLDDGALEGFYLALADELGPEREATIQTYVAATRAFLRHCLREGSLTTLSIERAVERLHGVRSAPRYRTPRVDDALAIIVDYVKNELPALIPADAGEETRLRFARDRALLQVLYGTGMRRAEVARLDRRDVDDGHAQQALITGKGRRERVVFFDDDAREAMRAYLGLRRDAYVPLFIRHRGAPRDPGRGGERLRLSPQSVWKIVKRYGAAVGVTATTHGFRHLKATSLLNRGANLSHVQDILGHASPDTTKRIYAHYETAHLREVFDRFSVPADEASARARRRRRSPEELRR; encoded by the coding sequence ATGGATCGAACGCTGCACGCCGCCTCCGAGCGCTTCTTCGACAGCCTGCGGGCGAAATCTCCGCGCACGCGGAGCACCTATGCCACCGGGCTGCGTCGCTTTATGGCGTGGGCGCGCCAGGCGTCCGGAGCCGAGGAGATCACGCTGGACCGCCTGGACGACGGCGCGCTCGAGGGGTTCTATCTGGCGCTGGCCGACGAGCTTGGGCCCGAGCGCGAGGCGACCATCCAGACCTATGTGGCCGCCACCCGCGCGTTCCTGAGGCATTGCCTGCGCGAAGGATCGCTGACGACGCTGTCCATCGAGCGCGCCGTGGAGCGCCTCCACGGCGTGCGGTCGGCTCCGCGCTATCGCACGCCGCGGGTGGACGACGCGCTGGCAATCATTGTTGATTATGTCAAGAACGAGCTGCCCGCGCTGATTCCAGCCGACGCCGGCGAGGAGACGCGCCTCCGCTTCGCCCGCGACCGCGCCCTGCTGCAGGTGCTCTATGGCACCGGCATGCGGCGCGCGGAGGTGGCGCGACTCGATCGCCGGGACGTTGACGACGGGCACGCCCAGCAGGCCCTGATCACCGGTAAGGGCCGGCGCGAGCGGGTGGTCTTCTTTGATGACGACGCACGAGAGGCCATGCGCGCTTACCTGGGGCTGCGACGCGACGCGTATGTGCCGCTCTTCATCCGCCACCGCGGCGCGCCGCGCGATCCCGGCCGCGGCGGCGAACGCCTCCGCCTATCGCCGCAGTCGGTCTGGAAGATCGTCAAGCGCTACGGGGCGGCGGTCGGAGTGACGGCCACGACCCACGGCTTCCGTCACCTGAAGGCCACTTCGCTGCTCAATCGCGGCGCGAATCTGTCGCACGTGCAGGACATCCTGGGTCACGCCTCGCCGGATACGACCAAGCGGATTTACGCCCACTACGAAACGGCGCATCTGCGCGAGGTCTTCGATCGGTTCAGCGTGCCGGCGGACGAGGCCTCCGCGCGCGCGCGGCGCCGACGTCGGTCGCCCGAGGAGTTGAGGCGCTAG
- a CDS encoding HD domain-containing protein, translating to MSNTDQQRERVRHELPQVAEIVDTELREKVVEAWAAALDRSSFDAIADIPASGNPGMPTLIDGTQADHIRGVTQLAIVIGDELQRQFPELHVDRDLLIAGALCHDVGKPWEFDPENQARWQASPRKAGRPSIRHPAYGVHICLTVGLPEEVAHMAGAHSGEGELVERSLENTIVHHADYAFWRAAEAGGLLEDA from the coding sequence ATGTCGAATACCGATCAGCAGCGCGAGCGCGTGAGGCACGAGCTGCCGCAAGTCGCCGAGATCGTCGACACGGAATTGCGTGAGAAGGTCGTCGAGGCGTGGGCCGCAGCGCTGGACCGGAGCAGCTTCGACGCCATCGCCGACATCCCGGCGTCCGGGAACCCGGGAATGCCGACGCTCATCGACGGCACCCAGGCCGACCACATTCGCGGCGTGACCCAACTGGCCATCGTGATTGGGGACGAGCTGCAGCGGCAGTTTCCCGAGCTTCACGTAGATCGCGACTTGCTGATTGCCGGCGCGCTGTGTCATGACGTGGGCAAGCCGTGGGAATTCGACCCCGAGAACCAGGCGCGCTGGCAAGCGTCGCCCCGGAAGGCCGGCCGTCCGTCGATTCGCCACCCGGCTTACGGCGTACACATCTGCCTGACGGTGGGGCTGCCGGAAGAGGTGGCGCACATGGCGGGCGCCCACTCCGGCGAGGGCGAGCTCGTCGAGCGCAGCCTGGAGAACACCATCGTCCATCACGCCGACTACGCGTTTTGGCGGGCGGCGGAGGCCGGAGGATTGCTCGAGGACGCCTGA
- the gcvPB gene encoding aminomethyl-transferring glycine dehydrogenase subunit GcvPB, whose amino-acid sequence MASEPLIFELASPGRPGVRPPLPQFDAVDPTAVLPEGQVREALDLPEVSEIDVMRHFVRLSQRNHSIDTAIYPLGSCTMKYNPKINEVTARLPGLVEPHPYQPEGSVQGLLALIHHLEALLAEIAGFATVTTQPAAGSQGEMVGLLCIQAWMRSRGERRTTVLVPDSAHGTNPATATMTGMRVRPLGTAPDGNIDLDELDAKLNDDVAALMLTLPTTLGLFEQRILEVTRRVHAAGGQVYGDGANMNAMLGRVRPGDLGIDVMHLNLHKTFTTPHGGGGPGAGALGVQAHLAPFLPGPQIVQRDAGYALEPAGPDSIGRVHSHVGNVGNLIRGYTYIRSLGRDGMREVADDAVLHANYLRARLAPHFDIPYDRICMHEVVLAGTRQRALGVRTTDIAKRLIDYGVHPPTVYFPLIVDEALMIEPTETESIESLDQFAEALINVAQEAESNPEMLHAAPMTAPTRRLDEVTANRSPDVNWTPAG is encoded by the coding sequence GTGGCTAGCGAGCCGCTGATCTTCGAGCTGGCCAGTCCCGGCCGGCCCGGCGTGCGACCGCCCCTGCCACAGTTCGACGCCGTCGATCCGACAGCGGTGCTGCCCGAGGGCCAGGTTCGCGAGGCGCTCGATTTGCCGGAGGTCTCGGAAATCGACGTGATGCGCCACTTCGTGCGCCTCTCGCAGCGCAATCACAGCATCGACACGGCGATATATCCGCTGGGCTCCTGCACGATGAAATACAACCCCAAGATCAACGAGGTGACAGCCCGTCTTCCGGGACTGGTCGAGCCGCACCCCTACCAGCCCGAGGGATCGGTGCAAGGGCTGCTGGCGCTCATTCACCATTTGGAGGCCCTGCTGGCTGAGATTGCGGGCTTCGCCACGGTCACCACGCAGCCCGCGGCGGGATCGCAGGGCGAGATGGTGGGACTGCTCTGCATCCAGGCCTGGATGCGCAGTCGCGGCGAGCGGCGGACGACCGTGCTGGTGCCCGACTCGGCGCATGGCACGAATCCCGCCACGGCCACAATGACCGGGATGCGGGTCAGGCCCCTGGGCACGGCGCCGGACGGAAACATCGACCTGGACGAGCTGGACGCCAAGCTCAACGACGACGTGGCGGCCCTGATGCTCACCCTGCCGACCACGCTTGGCCTGTTCGAACAGCGAATTCTGGAGGTCACGCGGCGCGTGCATGCGGCCGGCGGGCAGGTGTACGGCGACGGCGCCAACATGAACGCGATGCTGGGCCGGGTGCGTCCGGGCGATCTGGGCATCGACGTGATGCATTTGAATTTACATAAAACATTCACCACGCCCCACGGCGGCGGTGGGCCCGGGGCCGGAGCGCTGGGTGTTCAGGCGCATCTGGCGCCGTTTCTGCCGGGTCCGCAGATCGTCCAACGCGATGCGGGCTATGCGCTCGAGCCGGCGGGTCCCGACAGCATCGGCCGGGTGCACTCGCACGTCGGCAACGTCGGCAACCTGATTCGAGGCTATACCTACATTCGCAGCCTGGGGCGGGACGGCATGCGCGAGGTGGCCGATGACGCGGTGCTTCACGCGAACTATCTGCGCGCGCGACTGGCGCCGCACTTCGACATCCCCTATGACCGCATTTGCATGCACGAGGTGGTGCTGGCGGGTACGCGGCAGCGGGCGCTGGGCGTACGCACCACCGACATCGCCAAGCGGCTCATCGACTACGGCGTGCATCCGCCCACGGTGTATTTCCCGCTGATCGTCGACGAGGCGCTGATGATCGAGCCGACGGAGACCGAGTCGATCGAGTCGCTGGACCAATTCGCGGAGGCCCTGATCAACGTGGCCCAGGAGGCCGAGTCGAATCCGGAGATGCTGCACGCCGCGCCGATGACCGCGCCCACTCGCCGGCTGGACGAAGTGACGGCCAACCGCTCGCCGGACGTGAACTGGACTCCCGCCGGCTAG
- the gcvPA gene encoding aminomethyl-transferring glycine dehydrogenase subunit GcvPA — protein MSYSPSTNADRTRMLRTIGVDSIDDLFVDIPAAHRDPTLDLPEALPEVDVLREVRALAERNRVPEGAPSFLGAGFYRHFVPALVDQQLLRSEWYTGYTPYQAEMTQGTLQSMYEFQSLVCRLTGMEVANASLYDGATALAEAVLMCRAITRRSGVVMAGTVHPAYREVAATYTQAVDVEIRTIDAWIRTGENVAPDIEAVAAAIDDTTACVVLQRPDFFGWVVDPAPVVEAAERHGAKIVYVVTDPISLGLLTPPGELGADIVAGELRSLVGPPIYGGPGAGMLATRQAFIRRLPGRIAGRTTDIDGQQGFVLTLQTREQHIRRERATSNITTNQALVALGAAISISALGPGGLRGLATQSLSAAHRCAEALSNIGATVWDAAPYFHEFIVHAPRGGEETVQALADEGVFGGFPLGRVDPSLDDALLVCATDLTTRADLEALSNAWRAVHRG, from the coding sequence ATGAGCTACTCGCCTAGCACCAACGCCGACCGCACGCGCATGCTGCGGACCATCGGCGTCGATTCGATCGACGACCTGTTCGTCGACATCCCCGCCGCCCATCGCGATCCCACGCTCGATTTGCCGGAGGCCCTGCCTGAGGTCGACGTGCTGCGCGAGGTGCGCGCCCTGGCTGAGCGGAACCGGGTCCCCGAGGGCGCTCCCAGCTTCCTGGGGGCCGGGTTCTACCGCCATTTCGTGCCGGCGCTCGTGGATCAGCAGCTGCTGCGCTCGGAGTGGTACACGGGCTATACGCCCTATCAAGCCGAGATGACGCAGGGCACGCTGCAATCCATGTACGAGTTTCAGAGTCTCGTCTGTCGGCTCACGGGCATGGAGGTGGCGAACGCCTCGCTCTACGACGGTGCGACCGCGTTGGCCGAGGCCGTGCTGATGTGCCGGGCCATCACGCGCCGCTCCGGCGTCGTCATGGCTGGGACGGTGCATCCGGCCTATCGGGAGGTCGCGGCTACCTACACCCAAGCGGTCGACGTGGAGATTCGCACCATCGACGCCTGGATTCGGACCGGCGAGAACGTGGCGCCGGACATCGAGGCGGTGGCGGCGGCCATCGACGACACGACGGCCTGCGTGGTGCTGCAGCGCCCGGACTTTTTCGGCTGGGTGGTGGACCCGGCGCCGGTGGTGGAGGCCGCTGAGCGTCACGGGGCCAAGATTGTCTACGTGGTCACCGACCCGATTTCGCTCGGCCTGCTGACGCCGCCGGGCGAGCTGGGGGCCGATATCGTGGCCGGCGAGCTGCGGTCGTTGGTCGGCCCGCCGATATACGGGGGTCCCGGCGCGGGGATGCTAGCGACGCGGCAGGCGTTCATTCGCCGCCTTCCCGGACGCATTGCCGGGCGCACGACCGACATCGATGGACAGCAGGGATTCGTGCTGACCCTGCAGACGCGCGAGCAGCACATCCGGCGCGAGCGCGCGACCTCGAACATCACGACTAACCAGGCCTTGGTGGCGCTTGGCGCGGCGATTTCGATCAGCGCGCTCGGACCCGGAGGCCTGCGCGGACTGGCGACGCAAAGCCTGAGCGCGGCGCATCGGTGCGCCGAGGCGCTCAGCAACATTGGGGCCACCGTCTGGGACGCCGCGCCGTACTTTCACGAGTTCATCGTGCATGCGCCGCGCGGCGGCGAGGAGACCGTCCAGGCGCTGGCCGACGAAGGCGTGTTTGGCGGCTTTCCGCTGGGCCGCGTCGATCCCTCGCTCGACGATGCCTTGCTGGTGTGCGCGACGGACCTCACCACACGCGCCGACCTGGAGGCGCTTTCAAATGCCTGGCGGGCCGTGCATCGTGGCTAG
- a CDS encoding enolase, protein MQITHIERIVVDAGHTPTAGRHMRRGLADWALAEVCKVTTDTGLVGWGETLPHYTWGVVTDAGVDRAMGANPADLLWDDSLGAGLQQALFDVVGQALGVPVHRLMGSAVRTRCPLAWWCYDMPPHDWASEARAGIEAGYTAFKLKARPWFDIVEQVEAVSAATPAHAKLDLDFNALLVDAGHAKPLLTTLAGYPKVAIFETPIPQTDIGGNRALRAAVPRPIAMHFDSPPFLTTVKEGVCDGFVVSGGAASCLHQGAQAHAANMPLWLQLVGTGITTAFAMHLGAVLPAARWPAISCLNTYAYDLLTEPLPVEHGYVPVPQAPGLGVTVDEDLIHRLRRPDASSLDLPRTIYTVRWADGRTAEYVDRDVYEPDFMAGNQPVFERGVTLSTTEDDGSVAFDQRFRSIEAAGCLVSAS, encoded by the coding sequence ATGCAAATCACACACATCGAGCGAATCGTCGTCGACGCTGGTCACACGCCCACGGCGGGACGCCATATGCGGCGCGGGCTGGCCGATTGGGCCCTTGCCGAAGTATGCAAAGTTACCACCGACACGGGGCTCGTGGGATGGGGCGAGACCCTGCCGCACTACACCTGGGGCGTCGTCACCGACGCCGGTGTGGACCGCGCCATGGGTGCGAATCCGGCCGACCTGCTCTGGGACGACTCGCTCGGCGCCGGTCTGCAGCAGGCGCTGTTCGACGTGGTCGGGCAGGCGCTGGGCGTGCCGGTGCACCGGCTCATGGGATCCGCCGTGCGCACGCGCTGCCCCCTGGCCTGGTGGTGTTACGACATGCCGCCGCACGACTGGGCGTCCGAGGCGCGCGCCGGCATCGAGGCGGGCTACACCGCGTTCAAGCTGAAGGCGCGCCCGTGGTTCGACATCGTCGAGCAGGTGGAAGCGGTGAGTGCCGCGACGCCCGCGCACGCGAAGCTGGACCTGGACTTCAACGCGCTGCTGGTCGACGCCGGGCACGCCAAACCGCTGCTCACGACGCTGGCGGGCTACCCCAAGGTCGCGATATTCGAAACGCCGATTCCCCAGACGGACATCGGTGGCAACCGCGCCCTGCGGGCGGCCGTGCCGCGCCCGATTGCGATGCACTTTGACTCGCCGCCGTTCTTGACGACCGTGAAAGAGGGCGTGTGCGACGGATTTGTCGTTAGCGGCGGCGCCGCGAGCTGCCTGCACCAGGGGGCGCAAGCCCACGCCGCGAACATGCCGCTGTGGCTCCAGTTGGTGGGCACCGGCATCACGACGGCCTTTGCGATGCACCTGGGCGCGGTGCTTCCGGCGGCGCGCTGGCCGGCCATCAGCTGCCTCAACACCTACGCCTACGACCTGCTCACTGAGCCGCTGCCAGTGGAGCATGGCTATGTGCCCGTGCCCCAGGCGCCGGGCCTTGGCGTAACGGTCGATGAGGATCTCATCCACCGCCTCAGGCGACCGGACGCCAGCTCACTCGACCTCCCGCGCACGATCTATACGGTTCGCTGGGCCGACGGGCGCACCGCCGAATACGTGGACCGGGACGTCTACGAGCCCGACTTCATGGCCGGCAACCAGCCGGTGTTCGAGCGGGGCGTGACGCTGTCCACGACCGAAGACGACGGCAGCGTGGCCTTCGATCAGCGGTTTCGGTCGATCGAGGCCGCGGGCTGCCTGGTGAGTGCGTCGTAG
- a CDS encoding LL-diaminopimelate aminotransferase, which produces MSASPIQFADRISALPPYLFAELDKLRDAKRAEGVDVISLGIGDPDLPTPSPIVAELERAVRDPANHRYPEYYGLDELRAAIANWYGRRFDVTLDPGTEVVPLIGSKEGIAHLPLALINPGDTVLMTDPGYPVYAIGTMLAGGRSHMVPLTAENAWLPDLDAIPAEALEAAKLMWLCYPSNPTAAIAPFEFFEQAVAFARRHDLVLAQDAAYSEVTYDGTRCRSILEVPGASDVAVEFHSLSKTYNMTGWRIGWMVGNAEVVEALGRVKTNVDSGIFQAVQLAGIAALDVSQRWIDSRNAHLERRRDLVLDALRASGLRPETPKASLYLWSPVPEGMTSVDFAHRLIESAGVIVTPGVGFGAGGEGYFRISLTTPDDRLQEALDRIAALTF; this is translated from the coding sequence GTGTCCGCATCGCCAATCCAATTCGCCGACCGCATCTCCGCCCTGCCGCCGTATCTCTTCGCGGAGCTCGACAAGTTGCGCGACGCCAAACGCGCCGAGGGCGTGGACGTCATCAGCCTCGGCATCGGCGACCCCGACCTGCCGACGCCGTCGCCGATCGTGGCCGAGCTCGAGCGGGCGGTGCGCGACCCGGCCAATCACCGCTATCCCGAGTACTACGGCCTGGACGAGCTGCGCGCGGCCATCGCGAATTGGTACGGCCGACGCTTCGACGTCACCCTCGATCCGGGAACCGAGGTGGTGCCGCTGATCGGATCCAAGGAAGGCATCGCGCACCTGCCGCTGGCGCTCATCAACCCCGGCGACACCGTGCTCATGACCGATCCCGGCTATCCGGTCTACGCCATCGGCACCATGTTGGCCGGCGGACGCTCGCACATGGTCCCACTCACCGCCGAAAACGCCTGGCTGCCCGACCTGGACGCCATCCCGGCCGAGGCGCTGGAGGCGGCCAAGCTCATGTGGCTGTGCTATCCCAGCAATCCCACGGCGGCCATCGCGCCCTTCGAGTTCTTCGAGCAGGCCGTGGCCTTCGCCCGGCGCCATGACCTGGTGCTCGCCCAGGATGCGGCGTACTCCGAGGTGACCTACGACGGCACGCGCTGCCGCAGCATCCTCGAAGTACCCGGCGCATCCGACGTGGCCGTCGAGTTCCACTCGCTCTCCAAGACCTACAACATGACCGGCTGGCGCATCGGTTGGATGGTCGGCAACGCCGAGGTGGTCGAGGCGCTGGGACGGGTCAAGACCAATGTGGATTCGGGCATCTTCCAGGCCGTGCAGCTTGCGGGGATCGCCGCGTTGGACGTCTCGCAGCGCTGGATCGACAGTCGCAACGCCCACTTGGAACGGCGGCGGGACCTCGTGCTCGACGCCCTGCGCGCGTCGGGGCTCCGACCGGAGACGCCCAAGGCCAGCCTCTATCTCTGGTCGCCGGTGCCCGAGGGCATGACGTCGGTCGACTTCGCGCACCGGCTCATCGAATCGGCCGGGGTCATCGTCACGCCGGGCGTCGGCTTCGGCGCCGGCGGCGAGGGCTATTTCCGCATCTCCCTCACTACGCCCGACGACCGCCTTCAGGAGGCCCTGGATCGCATCGCCGCGCTCACCTTCTGA
- the hflX gene encoding GTPase HflX has product MGIDGLASLGDWPAETSLDELARLVDTAGASVAGRRCVRIREPNPATLIGQGQLRDSIEASRAADANVLVLDAELLPRQQRNIERAFEGKVLDRTGVILDIFAARAQTAEGRLQVERAQLEYLLPRLSELWVQFSRQRGGIGPFRGPGETQIETDRRLYRDHIRDIDTRLKRVREQRGSRRRRRRDAGLNVAALVGYTNAGKSSLLNALTDAAVLTENRLFATLDPTTRRLQLPQGGELLLTDTVGFIQRLPPRLVDAFRATLEEVLEAQFLVHVVDAASPDMLRQVGEVERTLSEIGVSARPVITALNKSDLAPDVDIADFPNAVRVSALTGQGLDELRDRLGEAARASSVNLTVRIPYADSELVSLFHRRGAVVREAHEPDGTRIEGTLPAALAGRYDHYRVEAERP; this is encoded by the coding sequence GTGGGCATCGACGGGCTCGCGTCGCTGGGCGATTGGCCGGCCGAAACCTCGCTGGATGAGCTGGCCCGATTGGTCGACACGGCCGGAGCATCGGTGGCCGGACGCCGCTGCGTCAGAATTCGCGAGCCCAATCCCGCCACGCTGATCGGTCAAGGCCAGCTGCGAGACTCCATCGAGGCTAGCCGCGCCGCCGATGCCAACGTCCTGGTGCTCGACGCCGAGCTGCTCCCGCGCCAGCAGCGAAACATCGAGCGTGCCTTCGAGGGCAAGGTGCTCGACCGCACCGGCGTGATCCTGGACATCTTCGCCGCCCGCGCGCAGACCGCCGAAGGCCGCCTGCAAGTCGAGCGCGCCCAGCTCGAATACCTGCTGCCGCGCCTATCCGAGCTGTGGGTCCAATTCTCCCGCCAGCGGGGCGGCATCGGGCCCTTCCGAGGTCCGGGCGAGACCCAAATCGAGACCGACCGGCGGCTCTATCGCGACCACATTCGCGACATCGACACCCGGTTGAAGCGCGTGCGCGAGCAGCGCGGCAGCCGCCGGCGCCGCCGGCGCGACGCCGGCCTCAACGTCGCCGCGCTTGTGGGCTACACCAACGCCGGCAAGAGCTCGCTGCTCAACGCGCTCACCGACGCCGCGGTGCTCACTGAAAACCGGCTGTTTGCCACCCTCGATCCGACCACGCGGCGCCTGCAGCTGCCGCAGGGCGGGGAACTTTTGCTCACGGATACGGTTGGGTTCATTCAACGGCTGCCGCCGCGGCTCGTGGACGCCTTTCGCGCCACGCTCGAAGAGGTGCTCGAAGCGCAGTTTCTGGTCCACGTCGTGGACGCGGCGTCGCCCGACATGCTGCGGCAGGTTGGGGAAGTGGAACGCACGCTGAGCGAGATTGGCGTGAGCGCGCGGCCGGTGATCACCGCCCTCAACAAGAGCGACCTGGCCCCGGACGTGGACATCGCCGACTTTCCCAACGCGGTGCGCGTCTCCGCGCTGACCGGGCAGGGATTGGACGAGCTGCGCGACCGGCTCGGCGAGGCGGCGCGCGCGTCGAGCGTGAACCTGACCGTGCGCATCCCCTACGCCGACAGCGAGCTGGTGAGCCTGTTTCATCGCCGCGGCGCGGTTGTGCGCGAGGCGCATGAACCGGACGGGACCCGGATCGAAGGCACGTTGCCCGCGGCCTTGGCCGGTCGCTATGACCACTACCGCGTCGAGGCCGAGCGCCCATGA